A stretch of the Lineus longissimus chromosome 12, tnLinLong1.2, whole genome shotgun sequence genome encodes the following:
- the LOC135496800 gene encoding phosphatidylinositol N-acetylglucosaminyltransferase subunit A-like: protein MHRICMVSDFFYPNMGGVESHIYQLSQCLVARGHEVVIVTHVYGDRKGVRYLTNGIKVYYLPLQPFYNQCILPTLFVAFPLIRNIILREKITMVHGHSSFSALAHEAMFHARTMGIKAVFTDHSLFGFADASSILTNKFLKFSLAGCNHVICVSHTSKENTVLRSSIKPHLVSVIPNAVDATMFTPDPSKRTPNTITVVIVSRLVYRKGTDLLAAIIPEICKRYSNVQFLIGGDGPKRVVLEEVRDYYDLQDRVTFLGTVDHDKVRDVLVHGDIFLNTSLTEAFCIAIVEAACCGLQVVSTRVGGVPEVLPPQFIRMAEPSVKALVEELDKAIQDCIQGNVIPAHDSHMIVKNLYTWHDVARRTEIVYDSIAEEPQDSLEDRICRYYQCGAVAGKLFALVAVIDVIFLFFLKWIFPAEEIDIAPDFPSKEMSNRNGAFLPSNTNQTRPFNSHFKSS, encoded by the exons ATGCATCGAATCTG TATGGTCTCAGACTTTTTCTACCCAAACATGGGTGGAGTGGAAAGTCATATTTACCAGTTGTCCCAATGTCTTGTGGCAAGAGGTCATGAAGTGGTGATAGTCACACATGTGTACGGCGACAGAAAGGGAGTTAGATATCTCACCAACGGAATAAAG GTCTACTACCTCCCACTCCAGCCATTCTATAATCAGTGTATCTTACCGACACTATTTGTAGCTTTCCCTCTTATAAGAAATATCATCCTAAGAGAAAAGATAACAATGGTTCATGGACATTca TCATTCTCTGCCTTGGCACACGAGGCCATGTTCCATGCTCGAACCATGGGTATCAAAGCTGTGTTTACGGATCATTCCCTTTTTGGTTTTGCCGATGCCAGCAGTATTTTGACGAACAAATTCCTCAAATTTTCCCTTGCTGGGTGCAACCATGTTATATGCGTGTCTCATACCAG CAAAGAAAATACAGTCCTGCGGTCGTCCATCAAACCACATTTAGTGTCTGTGATCCCTAATGCTGTTGATGCCACAATGTTTACTCCAGACCCGAGCAAACGGACACCTAATACGA TAACTGTAGTTATTGTAAGTCGTCTTGTCTACAGGAAGGGCACAGATCTTCTGGCCGCAATAATACCAGAAATCTGCAAGAGATACAGCAATGTGCAGTTCCTTATAG GTGGAGATGGACCAAAACGAGTCGTCTTGGAAGAAGTCCGTGATTACTACGACTTACAGGACAGGGTGACGTTCCTTGGCACTGTCGACCATGACAAAGTTCGAGATGTGCTGGTACATGGCGATATCTTCCTCAATACATCACTGACGGAGGCATTTTGTATTGCTATTGTTGAAGCTGCGTGTTGTGG TCTCCAAGTCGTGAGTACGAGAGTTGGTGGGGTACCTGAAGTTCTTCCTCCACAGTTCATCAGAATGGCTGAACCAAGTGTCAAAG CACTGGTAGAGGAACTTGACAAAGCTATCCAAGATTGTATCCAAGGGAATGTGATACCAGCACATGACAGCCACATGATTGTGAAGAATCTTTACACATGGCACGACGTTGCGAGGAGAACGGAGATTGTTTATGACAGCATAGCAGAAGAACCCCAGGATAGTCTCGAAGACAGGATATGCAG gtATTACCAGTGTGGTGCAGTAGCAGGGAAGTTGTTTGCCTTGGTAGCCGTCATTGATGtcatatttcttttctttctcaaGTGGATCTTTCCGGCAGAG GAAATCGACATCGCTCCTGACTTTCCTAGCAAGGAAATGAGCAATAGGAATGGTGCTTTTTTGCCATCGAATACAAATCAGACAAGACCATTCAATTCACATTTCAAGAGTTCTTGA
- the LOC135497073 gene encoding uncharacterized protein LOC135497073, translating into MPDYFENPTYVVVNYKIMELKLKKNVLLAYTDIAAAGSRALFGIGMKMEHIKLDIPEVSNLRAASVRPTAPQPMEQDFHPLQILNCMYEEFTVVVINTVLPGEKVHYVVNTIMDLCVKSNVEHIYLMAAVHLGSLESQIHPLYENPFFTKPVTSHPALPDDTPIQDPFFNTFIQMLLVEQIPTTCFLVPGHKASIGPANDEDGSKNSIVLLQDVLHELTRLRFNNVLSNSLLYQEKNEDNVDMVSMIYS; encoded by the exons ATGCccgattattttgaaaatcctACCTATGTTGTGGTCAATTACAAAATAATGGAATTGAAGCTGAAGAAGAACGTTCTATTGGCCTATACTGATATCGCAGCAGCGGGCAG CCGTGCTCTCTTTGGCATAGGAATGAAGATGGAGCACATAAAGCTGGACATACCAGAAGTCTCCAATCTCAGAGCAGCAAGTGTTAGACCAACCGCCCCTCAACCCATGGAGCAAGATTTCCATCCGTTACAAATACTAAACTGCATGTATGAAGAG TTCACAGTTGTGGTCATCAACACAGTGCTTCCAGGGGAAAAAGTCCACTATGTTGTCAATACCATCATGGATCTTTGTGTGAAGAG CAATGTTGAGCACATCTATTTAATGGCGGCAGTCCATTTGGGGTCACTCGAGTCACAGATTCATCCTCTTTATGAAAATCCATTCTTCACAAAACCAG TCACAAGTCATCCCGCTCTGCCAGATGACACACCAATCCAGGATCCtttcttcaataccttcatccAAATGCTACTG GTTGAGCAGATTCCAACAACATGTTTTTTAGTTCCGGGGCATAAAGCATCGATAGGTCCTGCCAATGATGAAGACGGTtcaaaaaat AGCATCGTCTTACTTCAAGATGTGCTACACGAGCTCACAAGGTTACGGTTCAACAATGTGCTTAGCAATTCACTG TTATATCAAGAGAAAAATGAAGACAACGTCGACATGGTGTCAATGATCTACTCGTAA
- the LOC135497227 gene encoding zinc finger protein 391-like isoform X2: MDIGDLELDQNPSSVDSKTGDHINKAEPCHDDFEIIENVDTPEDPLDECRPSADDHIVRFEPLDHRRGETEAKSQSMDPSNSPEYESKDASVLENLNSSDEVISKLEEVDENCLKNEEDEWHSRDTDLPGDVTVKTEPKSYDDHSAEIDDGSVPVPVNLILAAGSGTQMRIDIEDPLSHVENGTVKTDEEAGASLDDELAPFFDQSNPDNSSATVLGAMEQVSFPERTFELECNQCREKLPSSSLVEHKCIHTGERLCKCDQCPKSYKDNSALNRHKLIHTGKRPFQCDQCSRAFPSQYQLTAHQRVHFGDKREKIHKCHQCDWAFVSRKDLTSHQRIHTGERPFQCDECDNAFAYKSVLVVHKRIHTGEKPYECPQCQKAFSKKSALTRHLRIHTGERPYTCNQCNTKFALKSSLAQHEQTHLKERDFQCEICGKSFMGVRGFSQHKRTHDREKLDQMLAVSALSNTAPEAGAINLVHTN, translated from the exons ATGGATATCGGTGATCTTGAGCTAGATCAGAATCCATCTAGTGTGGACTCTAAAACTGGTGATCACATCAACAAGGCAGAGCCATGTCATGATGACTTCGAAATCATAGAAAATGTTGATACTCCGGAAGACCCATTGGATGAATGTAGGCCTAGTGCAGATGATCATATTGTCAGATTTGAGCCATTGGATCACAGACGTGGAGAAACTGAAGCTAAGTCTCAAAGCATGGACCCGTCAAATTCAcctgaatatgaatcaaaagATGCAAGTGTACTTGAGAACTTAAACTCCAGTGATGAAGTTATTTCTAAACTTGAGGAAGTGGATGAAAACTGTTTGAAAAATGAAGAAGATGAATGGCATTCACGAGACACTGACCTTCCTGGTGATGTGACAGTTAAAACCGAGCCTAAAAGTTATGATGATCACTCCGCGGAAATTGATGATGGATCTGTACCTGTGCCTGTAAATCTGATTCTGGCAGCCGGATCCGGAACTCAAATGAGGATTGACATAGAAGACCCcctcagtcatgttgaaaatggaACGGTCAAAACAGATGAGGAAGCTGGTGCTAGTTTGGATGATGAGTTGGCT CCATTTTTTGACCAATCGAACCCTGACAACTCTTCTGCCACGGTTTTGGGAGCAATGGAGCAAG TTTCATTTCCTGAGCGGACATTTGAATTGGAGTGCAACCAGTGTCGGGAAAAACTTCCCAGCAGCAGTCTCGTGGAGCACAAatgtattcacactggagaaagaCTATGCAAATGTGATCAGTGTCCTAAATCATACAAAGACAACAGTGCGCTTAATCGGCATAAACTTATTCACACTGGAAAAAGGCCTTTTCAATGTGATCAGTGCTCTAGAGCTTTTCCAAGCCAATATCAGTTGACAGCGCATCAGCGAGTCCATTTTGGCGACAAACGAGAAAAGATTCATAAGTGTCACCAGTGTGATTGGGCCTTCGTTTCTAGAAAAGACCTTACAAGCCAtcaacgtattcacacaggagaaagaccatttcaATGTGACGAGTGTGATAATGCGTTTGCTTATAAAAGTGTGCTCGTTGTTCATAAACGCATTCACACTGGTGAAAAGCCTTACGAGTGTCCACAATGTCAGAAAGCGTTCAGTAAAAAATCAGCGCTGACACGTCATTTGcggattcacacaggagaaagaccTTACACATGTAACCAGTGCAATACCAAATTTGCCCTGAAAAGTTCACTGGCTCAACATGAACAGACTCACTTGAAAGAAAGAGATTTTCAGTGTGAAATATGTGGTAAATCGTTCATGGGGGTTCGTGGGTTTTCTCAACATAAACGGACCCATGATCGGGAAAAATTAGATCAGATGTTGGCAGTTTCCGCACTAAGTAACACTGCACCAGAGGCGGGGGCCATAAATCTAGTACATACAAActaa
- the LOC135497227 gene encoding zinc finger protein 502-like isoform X1, translated as MDIGDLELDQNPSSVDSKTGDHINKAEPCHDDFEIIENVDTPEDPLDECRPSADDHIVRFEPLDHRRGETEAKSQSMDPSNSPEYESKDASVLENLNSSDEVISKLEEVDENCLKNEEDEWHSRDTDLPGDVTVKTEPKSYDDHSAEIDDGSVPVPVNLILAAGSGTQMRIDIEDPLSHVENGTVKTDEEAGASLDDELAPFFDQSNPDNSSATVLGAMEQGKVSFPERTFELECNQCREKLPSSSLVEHKCIHTGERLCKCDQCPKSYKDNSALNRHKLIHTGKRPFQCDQCSRAFPSQYQLTAHQRVHFGDKREKIHKCHQCDWAFVSRKDLTSHQRIHTGERPFQCDECDNAFAYKSVLVVHKRIHTGEKPYECPQCQKAFSKKSALTRHLRIHTGERPYTCNQCNTKFALKSSLAQHEQTHLKERDFQCEICGKSFMGVRGFSQHKRTHDREKLDQMLAVSALSNTAPEAGAINLVHTN; from the exons ATGGATATCGGTGATCTTGAGCTAGATCAGAATCCATCTAGTGTGGACTCTAAAACTGGTGATCACATCAACAAGGCAGAGCCATGTCATGATGACTTCGAAATCATAGAAAATGTTGATACTCCGGAAGACCCATTGGATGAATGTAGGCCTAGTGCAGATGATCATATTGTCAGATTTGAGCCATTGGATCACAGACGTGGAGAAACTGAAGCTAAGTCTCAAAGCATGGACCCGTCAAATTCAcctgaatatgaatcaaaagATGCAAGTGTACTTGAGAACTTAAACTCCAGTGATGAAGTTATTTCTAAACTTGAGGAAGTGGATGAAAACTGTTTGAAAAATGAAGAAGATGAATGGCATTCACGAGACACTGACCTTCCTGGTGATGTGACAGTTAAAACCGAGCCTAAAAGTTATGATGATCACTCCGCGGAAATTGATGATGGATCTGTACCTGTGCCTGTAAATCTGATTCTGGCAGCCGGATCCGGAACTCAAATGAGGATTGACATAGAAGACCCcctcagtcatgttgaaaatggaACGGTCAAAACAGATGAGGAAGCTGGTGCTAGTTTGGATGATGAGTTGGCT CCATTTTTTGACCAATCGAACCCTGACAACTCTTCTGCCACGGTTTTGGGAGCAATGGAGCAAGGTAAAG TTTCATTTCCTGAGCGGACATTTGAATTGGAGTGCAACCAGTGTCGGGAAAAACTTCCCAGCAGCAGTCTCGTGGAGCACAAatgtattcacactggagaaagaCTATGCAAATGTGATCAGTGTCCTAAATCATACAAAGACAACAGTGCGCTTAATCGGCATAAACTTATTCACACTGGAAAAAGGCCTTTTCAATGTGATCAGTGCTCTAGAGCTTTTCCAAGCCAATATCAGTTGACAGCGCATCAGCGAGTCCATTTTGGCGACAAACGAGAAAAGATTCATAAGTGTCACCAGTGTGATTGGGCCTTCGTTTCTAGAAAAGACCTTACAAGCCAtcaacgtattcacacaggagaaagaccatttcaATGTGACGAGTGTGATAATGCGTTTGCTTATAAAAGTGTGCTCGTTGTTCATAAACGCATTCACACTGGTGAAAAGCCTTACGAGTGTCCACAATGTCAGAAAGCGTTCAGTAAAAAATCAGCGCTGACACGTCATTTGcggattcacacaggagaaagaccTTACACATGTAACCAGTGCAATACCAAATTTGCCCTGAAAAGTTCACTGGCTCAACATGAACAGACTCACTTGAAAGAAAGAGATTTTCAGTGTGAAATATGTGGTAAATCGTTCATGGGGGTTCGTGGGTTTTCTCAACATAAACGGACCCATGATCGGGAAAAATTAGATCAGATGTTGGCAGTTTCCGCACTAAGTAACACTGCACCAGAGGCGGGGGCCATAAATCTAGTACATACAAActaa
- the LOC135497228 gene encoding holothin acyltransferase-like, whose amino-acid sequence MSYHSKFDLRTKVVVRQSTERSEWEELVRLANAENWNETISDHEVYFNFDPKGIFVALVDGKPVGFTAAINWSDDFAVGGLSIVNKQYRGRGIGHALWEERLKHVGDRNFMIFSAPNRIEANKRLGFTAEICRFQMMSGKVNKAKYLSRTENDYNVIVPYEEGHFDGVLAYDNLIHYINPRDRFLRLWFAHKNKSRVAVAMAADQVVGYGCIYPTYEGYRIGPLYADSGDIAAGLLRELLDTIPEPQPTITMAVFSDSAGFKLAKELNLSCQTPYETAMCRREIQFRTDKIYAVFDTQLTFV is encoded by the exons ATGAGTTACCACTCGAAATTCG ATCTTAGAACTAAAGTTGTAGTGCGTCAATCAACGGAAAGAAGCGAATGGGAGGAATTGGTTCGTCTCGCCAATGCAGAAAACTGGAACGAAACAATCTCCGACCACGAGGTCTATTTCAATTTTGACCCGAAAGGTATCTTTGTCGCGCTAGTAGATGGTAAACCTGTAG GCTTCACAGCAGCCATAAACTGGAGCGACGATTTCGCTGTTGGCGGGTTATCCATTGTAAACAAGCAATACAGGGGACGAGGAATAGGACATGCTTTGTGGGAAGAACGACTGAAGCACGTCGGGGACAGGAACTTCATGATATTTTCGGCGCCAAACAGAATTGAGGCTAACAAACGGTTAGGTTTTACGGCCGAAATCTGTCGATTCCAAATGATGAGCGGAAAGGTCAACAAAGCAAAATATTTGTCGCGGACTGAAAATGATTACAACGTCATCGTCCCATACGAGGAGGGGCATTTTGATGGCGTCCTTGCCTATGATAACTTGATCCATTACATCAATCCCCGTGATAGATTTCTCAGGTTATGGTTCGCTCATAAGAACAAGTCGAGGGTCGCGGTCGCAATGGCTGCTGACCAGGTGGTTGGTTACGGTTGTATTTACCCGACTTACGAAGGTTACCGGATTGGTCCACTGTATGCCGACAGCGGTGATATCGCTGCTGGCCTGCTAAGGGAACTCTTAGACACCATTCCCGAACCTCAACCGACAATAACTATGGCCGTTTTCAGCGACAGTGCGGGATTCAAGCTTGCAAAAGAACTGAACTTGTCCTGTCAGACACCTTATGAGACCGCAATGTGTAGGAGGGAAATTCAGTTTAGGACAGACAAAATATATGCAGTTTTCGACACACAGCTGACTTTTGTGTAG